A DNA window from Centropristis striata isolate RG_2023a ecotype Rhode Island chromosome 10, C.striata_1.0, whole genome shotgun sequence contains the following coding sequences:
- the rpl24 gene encoding large ribosomal subunit protein eL24 has protein sequence MKVELCSFSGYKIYPGHGRRYARIDGKVFQFLNAKCESAFLAKRNPRQINWTVLYRRKHKKGQSEEVAKKRTRRAVKFQRAITGASLAEIMAKRNQKPEVRKAQREQAIRAAKEAKKAKQAAKKPAAPSAKASTKTAAKPKIAKPMKISAPRVGGKR, from the exons ATGAA GGTTGAGTTGTGCAGTTTCAGCGGGTATAAAATATACCCCGGCCATGGCCGCCGATACGCCAGGATAGACGGAAAG GTGTTCCAATTTCTGAATGCCAAGTGTGAGTCTGCCTTCCTGGCCAAGAGGAACCCCAGACAGATCAACTGGACTGTGCTGTACAGGCGCAAGCACAAGAAGGGACAGTCT GAAGAGGTGGCAAAGAAGCGTACTCGCCGCGCAGTGAAATTCCAGAGGGCCATCACTGGGGCCTCCTTGGCTGAGATCATGGCCAAGAGGAACCAGAAGCCCGAGGTCCGCAAGGCCCAGAGGGAGCAGGCCATCAG agCTGCCAAGGAGGCCAAGAAGGCAAAGCAGGCAGCCAAGAAACCTGCTGCCCCAAGTGCAAAG GCATCCACCAAGACGGCAGCGAAGCCCAAGATCGCTAAGCCCATGAAGATTAGCGCACCCCGTGTCGGTGGAAAACGCTAA
- the mpc2b gene encoding mitochondrial pyruvate carrier 2b, with amino-acid sequence MAALRASYHRILDKVEHMLPAKLRPLYNHPAGPKTVFFWAPVFKWGLVAAGLADMTRPAEKLSTSQSAVLTATGLIWSRYSLVIIPKNWNLFCVNFFVGSAGASQLYRIFRYKQDLKAQEALEAKEAQEAKVAAES; translated from the exons ATGGCTGCGCTGAGAGCCTCCTATCACAGGATTTTGGATAAGGTCGAGCATATGCTGCCGGCCAAACTGAGACCTCTATACAATCACCCGGCAG gtccaaaaacagttttcttctgGGCCCCTGTGTTTAAATGG GGTCTGGTTGCTGCTGGTTTGGCTGATATGACTCGGCCAGCAGAGAAACTCAGTACCTCCCAGTCTGCAGTGCTGACAGCCACAG GCCTGATCTGGTCCAGATACTCGTTGGTCATCATCCCGAAGAACTGGAACCTGTTTTGTGTCAACTTCTTTGTGGGCAGCGCAGGAGCCTCCCAGCTCTACAGGATCTTTAG GTACAAACAGGATCTAAAGGCCCAGGAGGCCCTAGAGGCTAAAGAGGCTCAAGAGGCTAAAGTGGCTGCAGAGTCCTGA